The following DNA comes from Brassica oleracea var. oleracea cultivar TO1000 chromosome C5, BOL, whole genome shotgun sequence.
TTTTCGGCCGTGATATTTCGCTAAGCCAGTCGTTGTTGTTCGCTTCTCCGTAATAATACTGCTCCTCTTCATACTCTTCTTGATCTTCCCATTCATTCAGATAAGAATTTTCTTGTTGCTCAAGGCACTGGTCCATCTCGTTACTCTCATGTACCACACCTTGCGTCTCTGGAGCTTCTTGCACACAATTTTCCATTTTGATCTCAAGTTTATTCTGGATTGATTCTGGAGTTTCGATCTGACTTGTTTTTTCCTCTTTATCTTCGAACTTGTTGTCATTCCAAGTCTTTGCACCTCCTGTTTCTTGCAGCTCAAGGCAATCCACGTTTGCTTCAACTGTTCCATTTACAGTTTCTTCTTCCTTACATAACCTTGCGTCTGCTGCAGCGAAAGAAGCTTCTTGATTAATACCGCCTTTCTTCAACCTTGTCCCCTCTGTAGCTGCTTCTGTCTCTTTACTCGTATCAGCGGATTGATGATGATCCTTCCTCTGATCTGCTGCAGGTGCAGCCGCAGCGTTGACTGCGTTAGCACGAAATTTCTCCCTGCGTTGGGATCACAAAAAGTAAACGTGAGAACTAAACTCGAGAAGTTGAAAAATAAAAATAGAAAAAGAGACTTTGAATAAAAAAAAAAACCTTAAACGTAGAACTGCAGGGCCTGATTCAATACGGTTCAATCTGGTCGTTTTTTCGTTAGACCGGTATTGATCTTGAATTGGTAGACAGCGTTTGAGGTTCCTTAGCCTTAGCATTGACTGAATTAAGAAGAAGGATTTGAGATGACAGTGTAACAAAAGAAAGTATTGGGGGATTATAAAAAACCTCAATTAAATTAAATAGTGAAAAACATATTTTACCTGGAGGCGGCCACGCTGAGTAAACCTAGAAACTGCGTTGCGTTGATGAAGCGAATCCAATTCGCGGTGGCGATCCCGTTCCATTCGCATAAGCAGATCAGTGAACGCTTGTCGTCCTCGGAGTCTCGGCGAGCAACTAACCATCGGAAAACTGCTTTTCTCCGACGACGAGCAGGATGAAATGTAAGGTCTCGGCGTTTTGATAGTCGAGAGTCCACCCCCGCCGGCGATTAGCTTCTTTTCATTGCTAAGCCTCCTAATTAAGTCAGCGACTCGACCGGAATCAGAAACCGAACCATGTGACTCCATCTCCACATGACCATTCTCAGCGTCCGATTCATCAGACGGAGATTCTGAAAAACAGGAATCTTGAACAGTGACTCCTGAATCGCCCCGGATACTACTAGCCACCGTGGATTGGTTATGGCTCGGCGAGTTTCCGCCGCTGGATGGGTTTAGCCTCGCCTCCCATATCTGTACCAAAGAAGAAGCTCCGTTCCTCTTCGAATCATCACATTTCTCCTTCCTCGAAACATATTCTTCTACGGGAGATGCAATAACACGCGACTTTCTAACGGTTGGTTTTCCCGTTAACCGAACAATATCATCATTGTTGCTATCGTTCTTTTTATTAAGAGTCTCGATCCAAGAATCGACCAAGTTCTCGGAATTCTCGTCGGAGACGTGAGATTTAAAGAGCTCGTGATGATGATGATGATGGCGGTCTTTCACGGGAGCTTTCATATTCCTCTTGCAAACGAAAGCGTTTTGATTACGATCTCTAAGGATACAACCGAAACGTTGGGACGAAGACGATAGGGCTGTTCGTTTGGTTGCCGCAGGTACCGGCGGCAGCGGCAGCGTCAACATTCTGCGTCAACTCTTGTTCGTTTCGTTGACGCAGGAAGCTGCGTCTGACGCCGCGTCCGAACGCCGCGTCCTGCGGCTGACGCCGATAAAACCTGCGGTCGCGATATAGTATGCGGCAGCGTCAGCGGCAGCGTCAGCGTCTGCGAAACGAACAACAACTGTCCTCATTGACGCTGCCGCCGCCGCTGACGCTGACGCTGCCGCTGACGCCGAAACCTGCGGCAACCAAACGAACAAGGCTGATATCTCCATATGTTCTACGAATCAAATACTCATTCGAGTTTTATCTAATCGATCGAAGGAGTTACAGAACAAGAACAGCTCTCTATTTCTCCGTCTCTAAAATCGTTTTTGGTTACTGAAGACACTGAATTTTCTCGTAGAAACAGAGAAAAAGAAAAAACAGGACAAAACAAGCGGTGGAGAAGATACGAGGAACAGAACGATGAAGAAGAAAACAAAACCAATGAAACAGTAATGTGCTTATCTGTTTTAGTAGTAAGAGACTTTTCTTTTTTTAATTTTGCCTCCACCGCTAAAATAAAATGTGTCCTTAAATCGCTCTGTTTTGTCCCTTGGACGTTGGAACGTGTCTGTAAAATAAAAGAAATAACGAAATGAGGTGTAATAACAGAAAATGAGAGATGTTTGAGGTTCTCGAGAAAGAAAAAGCTTTCGTGGCTAAGCGTCGAAATGGTTATATACTAGTAGGTCATAAAAAGCTGTGGTTTCGGATATTAAATTAAATGGTAATTGAGCACAGATGTCGCTTTTCATAGTAAACGCATTTAATTACTAGTAATTAAATTATTATTATGTTGAAGAAGGCTCCTAAATGCGAGAGTCAAAATGAGCCGTTTGGAGATGTAGCCGTTGGCGAGTGGGAACCATGCAACTTTCTTGATTTCTTCCACGTCTTTATTCGCATTGTTTTTCTTTTTAAAATAACTAGTAGGGTAAAATAAAACATTAAAGAAATAATATATATAACGATCAGATACGTGATGGTTTGGGCTCACGTGTCTACGTGTGTAATATAGTCCAAATTTAAATCTACTATAAAAACAAATAAAATATTTATTTATCTTCTTTACTCAAAAAAAAGATACATCTCTATCTTAGTTTTCTCGTCACATATTTGTTACAATTTTCCCAATAAGCTTTTATCTTCTAGTAGCAGCCGGTATCCGGCATGATTTTGATGTTAGCAAGGAACTTAGTACAAGTATAATTTCCACTGGACAAAGAAAATATTATTTTTAATTAATCTCTTAAATTCACAGATAAAAATGGAAATCTTAAAAAGATCTTGCAGGTAGCAAAGATTGAGAGTATTTTGTGGGTTGAAACACAACTTACTGATCTAAAATCTCTAAAATGTAATATGTAGGTAACACCGGATCAAACGCAGATTGATGTACAATGATGTTATGTGGACTGCTAATGGAAAGAAAAATATGTACTCAAGACAAAGATGATATTCGTTCACATGGGGTTTCAACAATAAGGTCATGGCATCAACGACCGTTCAGCGGAAATTTTTTTCTCTTCCATGCGAAATGTGAAATCTTGATTTTGGCGATGGAGTGGATAATGACTCTACAATTACCGGACGCGAAGTTTTCAACATACTGTTTTAATTGGTGAAGATAGTATTTACACCAACGAAATGACGTTTTTTCTTCGGTTCTCAATTCAACATACTCCAATAGCAAAAATATACCAGCCTAATAGGGGGCAATAGATACGATTGCCATGGATCCAATCCAATTACCTTGTGTAATAGTAAGTAAAGGTTCTGATTTTCATATATATACACACTTTTATGTAAATATATCTTTAACAAAACAAAAGGGCCTAGAAAATTTTATATTTTTTAATCATAAATATATAAAAATACTACTCATAAAATTTTATAAGGTAAAAATTTAGCAAAAAGTGTAATAAAATATAATTTTAAGGATCCAAATTGTTTTTGCCTTAAGGCATTAATACGTTGAGTCATCCTTGCAGAAAATACTATGGTGGACAAACTTATACGATGTGCTAAAATTTTCTATCCTATTGTGTACTATGTTGGTGAGACAACACCACTTTAAACTTCTGAAATGGTATCTAGTCCGAAGTAGTTTTTTTTTTTTTAAATTCCATTATTGTCAAAAAAAATAATCTATTAAATTTTCTTCAGTTTTTTGTATGTTATTTTGGCAGAAAAACGGTAATATTACCAATAAAGCTCGAAACTACAGATAGAAGGATGAATTTGCAATTTTATGAACTTTGATGGAGATTTGTTTCCCTTATAATGAGGTCGATAAGCTTCTCCGATCCGATTAAGCTTTTCAGCCACATAGCGTTGGCAAGCTCAAAGGAATGAATATTCTCTAATAGCCTGGTGTTGATCCTATAGCGATGGTGTCGGGAAACAGTGTGCAACTTTAAAGCGGTAACATGAAATATGGCTATGTTTGCCTGGTCATCTTTTTATTTTTTATTTTTTTTCGTTAACAAACGGCTATTCTATTACTCAAACATGAAGTGGTCTGGGTAACCAGACCGGAATAGAACAACCAATAAAACAAAGAGATCTATGAAAAAATCGAGCATTCCTAGCTAAAGAATCAGCAATTTCATTATGTGTTCTTGGCACGTAGGTGATCTTGAAATCCGAATAACACATGAGGATAATTTGAATGGCTTCCAGTTCCGTTGAAAAGTTTGGCCAGGGCTTGGGGTTCCTTTATCATGGCTATCAGGTCTTTGCAATCTGTTCCAAAGTGTTGGCAGTTTGAATGTTGAAGCATGCTTTCCAGTGCCCATTTGAATTCTTCCAATTCCGAGTGTACTGCTGTCTCCCGCCTCCTTAAGTTCTGTGTTCCCATAAGTTGGATCTTTTCCGTGTTATCTTTCCATACCCATCCAATTCTACTGAAAAGATCTGTGGATGTCCAAGAGCCATCCACAATACACATATTATTCAAGCTTAAGGCTTGTACCACTTCAGTGTTTGGTGCCTGTGGGGGATTAGGTATAGACTCCTTAGCATTATACCAAGCCTGACATTCACTCTCTGCGTACCTGACCAGTTCCAAAGGGTCCCTGTCAATCTCCCTGAATAGCTTATCATTCATCGTCTTCCATATGTACCAGATTATCTAGGGGTAAGAGTCTCTATCATCTTCTGGCCTTCTAATTATATTTTTTCTCCAGAAAAGGTAGTCCATATTGACGTACATACTCGATATGGGAAAAGTTTGGGGGTTTTCCTGGTCATCTTTACATCGCTTTATTTTGACATATTTATAGTCTAATCGTTCATAAAAACAAACATCAAAGTTAAAAAACAAACATCAATTCATTCACTAATTTTATTATATTTAATAGTCATAAATATTTAATACATATATATTACCACTGTTTTCAAAAATAAGATTTTAAAAATATTTTATATATATATATATTTAAAGTTTTTATAAATTTTTAAGAAACATTGATTGAATATACCTGAATTGATTGAATATTATTAATTGATAGTTATTGGAAACTGTATATAATTAACAAATTTAATAGTAAATACTAATTATATTTTGATTTACGTGAATATTATATAAATTTCTTTTGAAAATGGAAAGAACAAGATTTGTTAATAGTCAATTTGATAAAAACATAATTGGGAGATGTATTTAAAACACCACATTAGTAGAAAGTAGAAACCCACTAAAGTCATTCAATAAAAATGTTTAATGATTAAAATAGCAACCAATAATAAAGCTGAGAAATTGCTGATGTATTGTGCCTCTGTACTTTTTTGCTTAGTTTTTATTTTATTTTTTATTTTAATATGTGAGAAACCAACTCAGGCCTTTAGACCAATGATGATGGTCCTAGCAGAGTAGCATAGAAAAAAGTTATTAGAAATAGGCGTAAAAATATCAAATATCAAACAGTTGTAGATGAATCAATCTCTGTTTTGTATTGACAGAGTATCCTCGAAAATCAAGTCTGTGTGAGTTTGGTTTATGCTTTGTTGAAGAAAAACAGAATCAGATAAGATGGAGCTTTCTATGAAGGTGTTCCAATAAGGTTTTGTTTCTCTTTAATCGAAGCTTTCCACTGGTTTTCACATCAAGCAAGCGGATGAAGAACCCATCGAATTGGCAGCGAATGATAAAGGAAAAGCTTACAAACAGTATTCAAGCGAAACGATGGCTGGAGAACGGGGACGTCTGACCAGCTAGAGACCGGTGAATCTCTCGATCTTCGTTTCACGGGAGGAGAAGCCACGTAGCAACACGTGGAGATCATGCAATCATCCTTATCTTATTGTACGGGTTTCATTGGACTGAATGTAATTTTGTTAGCTCTTGGACTTGAACCGTTTGTACTCTAAATTGACTTTAAGCCTTTATACAAAGTCGACAAAAAATATATATATATATTTGACAAAATAAAGTATATTGCAAATGGACATGGGCATGGGGGTAAACCGATTGAGTTAATAAAAAAGCTTGGTGGGCAATACATACCCACAAACTTAGTGGGCAATACATACACAAAAAATTTAGTTTATGTCCTATTTTTAGAACAAGGTTGATATAAGTTAGTCATTTTCATAAATATTGTCCTATTTTTTTGGTCATCAAATAGTGTCCTATTTAAAACCTAAAGATTTATATATCTTTCCTGATGTTTTCAAATCCGGTATGAATCTGCAGTTGAACCAGTAAACACAATAACATGTCATATAACCTGGTTTAGATTTAAGTAAAAATCTATTAACTGAAAACACTATAAACTCATAAAATTATAAAAACTAACAATTTGTGATCTGAATATTTGCCAAACCGACCAAGAATCATCATTTACAATAATTTTAGATATTTGATTTAAAACTTGGAAAAGCTTTTAATTTTGATTTTTAGATTTTGATGAAAATTCACTAAACCATGTGAAGATGATAAAATATAAAATAAAACTGTTGATGGAATTAGTTATTAGTTTATTTTTGTTGATATTTTATTATAATCTTGATATTTTTTTGTTTACTTTAGATTTATAAGTAAGTATAATTATTATCTCATGATATATCTTTATATACTTACTATTTTTATTTTTATTTTTATTTTTATTTTATTTTATTTTATCCTAATCTGTTATAACAAATTTTATTTTTAAAAAATTGATATCTTATATGTTATAACAAGTATAATGTTGTTGCAGTACCACAAACGTTTCTCTTCAACAATACTCTACACACCACTAATCCTAGTCCTATTATATCATATATCAAACGAGAAGTTGCTTAATAACATGGTACATGTGTCGTTTATATATGAACTTTCAGATTAATTATTACTAGATCTCGCACGGGTTACTTTTTTTATATATATAATATTTATGTTTATAAATAAAAATTTAATAATTAAACTATAAATAATTTTGGTGTTATTTATTATGTATTATTTAATCCTATAATATTTTATGTTTATGTAGTTTATTTAACAATATTACTTTTTTTTATTATTACTACAAAATGTATTTGATACATAAAATATGATACATGTTAGTATTTAAAGTATTTTCTTTCATGTGGACTCAACATTAATATACATATATCAAATAGAATTAGTTCGTTATTATTTAAAAAATTTGAAATACAGAAAGCTCAAAACTCAACTTTAAATATATGCATAGATTCTAATCAAGTTGAAATAAATCTCACACTAATTATTGAGATCTTAATATTTTAATTTTGAAATTTTTATTTATAAATCTCACACTAATTTTTTTGTGATTAACGATTTAAATTTTTGTTACAGCAAATATACAAATGTTAATAAAATCATATAAGTAAGAAGTGTCAATATTAAATATTTATAATAAAATATACTGTATATATCTATGTCAATAATCAATATCACTAAAGTTTAATTATATACAATATAAATTAAATAAAATGATTGTTTTGGTTATTTTACCAAAAAGCTAGTGGGTGCTATATAATCATAAATCATATGAATATGAAATCTCATACAACTTTAAAAGATGAATCTAATAATGATTATTTTACCAAAAACATGAATGTAAATAAACAAAATGTATTGGTTTTCATTTATGAGCTTAATCTAATGTATATACTCTTATGTATACAAATTATTTTTTAAATATGTGGTTTTTGATATGTTATTTGATCCTGACAATCCCAGAAATACACTTCTTCAAATCGACGTGATTTTTAATATTGGAAACATTATATATATATATTATTTCATTCAGATTAAATATTTTAGTCTTGATTTTTATTCCTAAAATGCTTTTAATGAAATATCACGACAAGATTCTAATCACCTCCTTTTGACTTTGTTCGAAGAATGAAAGATTTTATCATTCGTCTAATATTTGTTTCTGCCTAATATCCTATCTAGATATTATAATCGTAAGAAGAAGAGATTTAAACTATTTATTACAAGTTTTATGGTTTATCATTTAATAAATCAAACAATTCTTCATTTATACATAATTTACATATACTAGAATGCTAAAAAATTATATATATTTTTTTTATCGGTGTACTTTTAAGTAACTAAACCTCAAAACCGTAGGTTAATAAAATAAGTAATTTGTTTTTTGTTCAAGAATTAGATGATTTTTACACCGAACTGGTGAATATATACTAGACAGACATTTATATTTGAGTCTGCACTCATATTCTATAACAGGTTTATATATAAGATTTGAACATTAACCTGTGAATAGAGTTTGCCGGTGATTTCTTCTAAAATTTGATTCTGGAGTGGAACTATTTTTACAATTGTCCATCTTTTTTAAATTGACACCTATGTAATTCACTGAGTTCACATAAGAAGTTTAAAAAAGAAACAAATTCAGATCAGTGAAACATAAACGAGAACGAATGCACAATTTTATAGAGGTAGAAAATGAAATCACTTAAGGAGAATCAATAGTAAACAAATCGAGAGCAGAAAACCTAATCCCTTTTCGTAATTTTACAATCGATGTTGCCTATCTAGTTTTTGTGATTTGTGTAAGCCGCAAAATTTAATTTCTTTTTGTGCATATGAAATCTTAAAAATTGTTAAAATGATTTGTAATACGCTAACTTTTCAATAACAATGATAAATTTAAGAGACCAACATTTGTATTTGTCATTTTACAATCGATAAAGATTGTAGTGTTGCAAGATGTTAAAATCATTTAATGAACAAACGTTAGTATTAAAACTCATCCGCGCATCCATGCGGATTATCATCTAATAAATATATATTTTAAGAACTCGACGTAATGGCTCTTGTTGAGGGTGATTAAATTGTCATCATACTTAAGTGGCTTCCTCATCCAAATGATTGTAAAGCTTCTTCTTTTTTTGTCATCAACTTATACACACTCATACTGACTCTGTGAACTAAACCGGGAGATCTTGATCCATGTGAACGATGAAAGACGGTTGCTTCTTGGCACTACGTGCTAGGCTATCCGCCTTTGAATTTTGCGTCTTTGGTACATAGATAATTTCTGATCGGAGGAACCTTTCTTTTAGGGTCTTAATATCTTTCAAATAACTTGCAAATATTGGCCATTCTTTTGGTTCCAAAACCATCTTCTCTCTCCGCATGAAGAGGAGATAGACTAGGCCGGACATTCCTCGCCCCAGCAGCCCATCAAATCTTTCTAGAGTACTTAGCCAACCCTCTCCTGAGTAAATATCATTCTCTTTCCAGGAACCATCTTTGAAACACCATCTTCCTGGAATTGATGGGAGAGTCGTAACCTCAACCTTTGGTGCTATCCAGTTTCCGTTCAATACTTGTGGCTCAGCCCAGAGTGTTGATTCTGTTTCTGCCAATTTAAGCATGTCCCTAGGATCAATGTCCAGATTATTAAAAAAATTATTATTCCTTTATTTCCAAATATACCATAATATCCACGCACACTGATGATCATCCATATGTGGGAAACTCTCCAGAAGAGATGATCCATGTTTGTGAAAAGAGAGCTTGTTGGAAAAGTAGCAGAATTAGGTGGTATCTTTGAGAAAGCCCAAACTTGAAGTTCTGGAGGACATTCAAAAAACACATGGTTTATCGACTCCTCATCACCTCTGCATCGTACACAACATATATCCCCTTGTATCCCTCGCGCTTTCAGATTCTTCTTGACTGCTATACACCATGTCACCAATTGCCATAGAAAATATTTTATCTTTGGTGGACACCGTATTTTCCAACAGAATGCCTTCAATGCATCAACTGTTGATCCAAACATTAAAGGTGGTATTTCCCTGTCTGGGTAAACCCGTTCTATCTGATATCATGATTTAACCGTATACTTCCCATTATTTTTGAAATGCCATTCATCCCTATCTACCATCTGGGTTCTACTCAGTGGTATGTTTTCTATGATTTTCACATCCTGGGGATCCATCAAAGTCCGGAGTGCCTGTTAGTTCCAAGTTCGTGAAGTAGAATCAATTAGAGAACCCACTGTGAGGTTTGGGTTGAAATCGTGTTGATTTTTATTTGCTGGTCTCGGGCGAGTGGTTGGGAGCCATGGATTGTTCCATACAGATATAGATGATCCTGATCTCATCCTTTTGATTAGTCATTTGCTTACCAGAAATCTAGCAGAAACGATACTCCGCCAGCCATATGACGGAGAATATAAATGAATTGGTTCCAGGGGTGAGGCGTTCCTAAAATACCGACTTTTGAAAAATCAAGAAAATAAAGTATTTGACTTTTCTATCAGATGCCATAACTATTTACCAAACATCGCTGTATTGAAATCAATGATATCTTTAAATCTCAACCCTCTTTCATCTTTATTTACACATACTTTGTCTCATGATTTCCAGTGCATGCCTCTTGTGCTTCCCCCATGACTCCACCAG
Coding sequences within:
- the LOC106293144 gene encoding trichohyalin-like, which encodes MEISSSSQRFGCILRDRNQNAFVCKRNMKAPVKDRHHHHHHELFKSHVSDENSENLVDSWIETLNKKNDSNNDDIVRLTGKPTVRKSRVIASPVEEYVSRKEKCDDSKRNGASSLVQIWEARLNPSSGGNSPSHNQSTVASSIRGDSGVTVQDSCFSESPSDESDAENGHVEMESHGSVSDSGRVADLIRRLSNEKKLIAGGGGLSTIKTPRPYISSCSSSEKSSFPMVSCSPRLRGRQAFTDLLMRMERDRHRELDSLHQRNAVSRFTQRGRLQSMLRLRNLKRCLPIQDQYRSNEKTTRLNRIESGPAVLRLREKFRANAVNAAAAPAADQRKDHHQSADTSKETEAATEGTRLKKGGINQEASFAAADARLCKEEETVNGTVEANVDCLELQETGGAKTWNDNKFEDKEEKTSQIETPESIQNKLEIKMENCVQEAPETQGVVHESNEMDQCLEQQENSYLNEWEDQEEYEEEQYYYGEANNNDWLSEISRPKSYWEELRKSRYLEVMNTPSDKEDIRRLLERRTVTDFLESGLREEIDRLMMSRVQTHSSKHSEKWEHEQEEEEEQNNEVVEEVDEEEEEPLTEGEEQDDRDDSSRASSHIFASSHAGSWSSQDTEVTSSTPVLSVHNPRSPEMELISDMRAQIQQLHQEMSLLRDSVKTCLDANGSLQQSFHGENQMKRKCCVCDQTQVEAVLYMCGHMCTCLKCANELHWSGGKCPICRAQIMDVVRVFFDTRN